One part of the Ornithodoros turicata isolate Travis chromosome 2, ASM3712646v1, whole genome shotgun sequence genome encodes these proteins:
- the LOC135383740 gene encoding zinc finger protein 668-like, which translates to MFSSWLATKGFPDKDDAPNGEEHNEPTRPCMVCKMRFTNAATPEAVTGCRLQCCRLCSALIPPSRMLRHISDMHINIHRCATCDEGFASPEGLDSHYTVTHHGVGPSQQPARPLEQGSPETSFICKFCGKSFQQQVVFKLHLRMHRGPEPFYCAKCKKRFATDRDLKSHSNSSAECLESVPDSLKATVGCQEQGVPSAEHTSMQEIRATTTEEDMIQSKFCSDYVQSGAGAPDTLPGTTLSAGASGRSVDVKNARNTPRRSEPNVTVPKKRVKTRAAPTNGAVQSAPPESNGCTLAPQMKCAPEAGEPATTAQVAAKPNENGGFKCQHCAKVFKKLKNLETHSLIHKAGKPFRCTQCSSSYLYKHAYLSHVAKKHPEDLEVSQVETPSPSS; encoded by the coding sequence ATGTTCTCCTCCTGGCTGGCAACCAAGGGGTTTCCTGATAAGGATGACGCTCCCAATGGAGAAGAACACAACGAACCAACACGTCCCTGCATGGTGTGCAAGATGCGTTTCACCAATGCGGCAACTCCGGAGGCTGTGACAGGTTGTCGGTTGCAGTGCTGTCGTCTGTGCAGTGCGTTAATTCCTCCCTCACGGATGCTCCGTCATATTTCCGACATGCACATTAACATCCATCGATGCGCTACCTGCGACGAAGGGTTTGCTTCACCGGAAGGACTGGACTCTCACTACACGGTGACTCACCACGGTGTTGGACCTTCTCAACAACCAGCACGTCCTTTAGAGCAGGGCTCCCCTGAGACGAGTTTCATTTGCAAATTTTGTGGAAAGTCTTTCCAGCAACAAGTAGTCTTTAAACTTCATCTTCGGATGCATAGAGGGCCTGAACCGTTTTACTGTGCGAAGTGCAAGAAGCGATTTGCTACCGATCGTGACTTGAAGAGTCACTCGAATTCCAGTGCTGAATGCCTTGAGAGCGTTCCTGATAGTTTAAAGGCCACTGTGGGATGCCAGGAGCAAGGTGTTCCCTCAGCCGAGCATACGAGCATGCAGGAAATACGCGCTACAACGACGGAAGAGGACATGATCCAGTCAAAATTCTGCAGTGACTACGTGCAAAGTGGCGCTGGCGCACCCGACACATTACCTGGAACAACACTTTCTGCGGGGGCCTCCGGAAGATCGGTTGATGTTAAAAATGCTCGCAATACACCGAGGCGATCCGAGCCTAATGTAACAGTTCCCAAAAAGCGTGTCAAGACGCGTGCGGCACCTACTAATGGAGCCGTACAATCGGCTCCTCCCGAGAGCAATGGGTGCACTCTTGCTCCGCAAATGAAGTGTGCGCCGGAAGCAGGCGAACCAGCGACGACCGCACAAGTAGCTGCGAAACCAAATGAAAATGGCGGGTTTAAGTGCCAACACTGCGCCAAAGTTTTCAAGAAATTGAAGAATCTCGAAACTCACAGTCTCATCCACAAAGCGGGAAAGCCGTTTCGCTGCACGCAGTGTTCTTCTTCCTACTTGTACAAACACGCGTACTTGTCTCATGTGGCCAAGAAACATCCTGAGGACCTTGAAGTGTCGCAGGTGGAAACACCGTCTCCCTCTTCGTAG